From Gemmatimonadota bacterium:
GCCGTGAGCGCGCCCCCACCCCGGACGAACCTCCCCCCGATCCCTCGCTTCATCGAAACCACTCCTGGTGCGCGACCATGATCCATTGCCAGACGAAGAAGGCGTTGTCGCCCTCACCGGCCCGGAAGCGCTCGAACTCCGTCTGCGCCCGGTCGGACCGGATCCATCCCTGCGCGCGGAAGGTCGCCGATTCCAGCGCGTCGCGCACCACGTCGGCGAACGGACCGCGCAGCCATTCGCGCTGTGGCGTCACCACCGCCCGCTTCGCGGCCTGCCGGACGTCGGCGGGCAGCACGTCCCGGAATGCATGGCGGAAGATCCGCTTCTGCTGGCCTTCGCCCACCTTCCAGGCGCCCGGCAGCCGGAAGCACAGCTCGACGATCCGGTGGTCGAGCCAGGGCTCACGCAGCTCCCGGCCGTGGGCCATCGACAGCCGGTCGTTCATGCGCAGCACACGCGGCAGCTTCGTGTGCACCAGGTCCCGGTACTGGGCGTTGCGCAGGTGGTCCGGAAACGGGCGCTCGAAGCGCGGGGGCTCGGGCACGAGCCGCGCCAGCTCCGGGTCGACGCAGTCGGGACGCAGGTGGGAGGACCCGTCCTGGTACACCGCCGCCGCCGTGCCCCGGACCTCGGCGCGCGCCCGGGCAAGCGCGCGGGCCGGATCGTCCCCGAACGCCTCGGCCTCGCGGGCCACGGCCGCCTCGTCCTCGTCCGCGAGCCGGTCCAGCCAGGCCAGCGGCCGGAAGTAGGCGTATCCCGCCAGCAGCTCGTCCACCCCCTGCCCCTCGAGCAGCACGGTGACGTCCTGCTCGCGGGCGCGCGCGTGCAGGGCGTGGTAGCCGATCGTGGCCACACCGCCGTAGGGAGCGCCCTGGTGGGTCGCGACCTCCTGCAGGAGCGCGCGGCAGCGCTCCACACCCACGCGCTCCACGGAGCGCATCCAACGGGCGTTGCGCGGCACCGCCCCCGCGAAGACGGTCTCGTCGTAGGCCGGATCGTCGAAGGCCGCGGTGAAGGTCGCCACCGGCGCGTCCGCGGGCACCAGGGCGTCGAGCGTGGCGCTGAGCGCCGCGGAGTCGAGACCGCCGCTCAGGTTCACGCCGACCGCGACATCGCTGCGCATGCGCAGCCGCACGGCCTCCTCGGCGTGGGCGCGCAGGGCGTCGGCCGCCTCGTCGAACGTGCCGGTCCATGGTTCGGCGGCCCGCTCGCCCAGCGACCACCAGCGGCGGATCCGCGCGCGTCCCGGCGCCGGTGCCCGCAGCGCGTCCCCTTCCAGCACCAGCGTCCGACCGGGCTCCAGCGCGAAGACGTGCTCGAAGAACGTATGGTGATCGTGGTCGTAGACGCCGTGCACCAGGTACGTGGCCCAGGCCTCCAGACACGGCGCGGAGGACACCCCGGCCGCGAGGAGCGCGCGCACCTCGGACCCGAAGGCGAAGGTGCCGTCCGGCCGCCAGCCGTAGTGGAACGGCTTGATGCCCAGGCGGTCGCGCGCGCAGAACAGGCGTTGGCGCTCGCGGTCCCACAGCGCGAAGGCGAACATGCCCACGAAGCGCTCCACACACGCATCGCCCCAGCGCTCGTAGGCGGCGAGCAACACCTCGGTGTCGGTTCCCGTGCGGAACGCGCTCGCGCCGCCCAGCTGGGAGCGTAGCTCCAGGTAGTTGTAGATCTCGCCGTTGTGCACCACCACCGAGCGGCCGCTGGCCGATGCCATGGGCTGCAACCCGGCGTCGGAGAGGTCCAGGATGGAGAGGCGCGCGTGCCCCAGCCCGACCCGCACACCGTCCGCGCGCGGCGCGTGCACCGCGGTCCCACGGGCGTCGGGGCCCCGGTGGCGCAGCGCACGCACCATGGCGTCGAGCTCGCGCTCGTCCCATCCCTGCCCCACCAGCCCGGCGATGCCGCACATCGATGCGTCAGTAGCTGATGCGCTTGTCGGTCCGGAGCGGGGCCGTCGCGAGCAGGTCCGCTACGCGCTCGCCCGCCGTTCCGTTCCCGTACAGCTCGCTGGTCGCGTAGCGCCCGTGCGCGAGCTGCCGCCGCGCCGCCTCCAGGATGGCGTCCTTGTCGTAGCCCACGTCGGCCACGTTGCCGGCGCGGTCCCGACCCTGCTGCCGCCCCCCCACGTTGACGACCGGCACGCCCAGGAAGGCCCCCTCGCGGATGCCGACGCTCGAGTTGCCGATCAGGCAGCGCGCGCGGGC
This genomic window contains:
- the asnB gene encoding asparagine synthase (glutamine-hydrolyzing), coding for MCGIAGLVGQGWDERELDAMVRALRHRGPDARGTAVHAPRADGVRVGLGHARLSILDLSDAGLQPMASASGRSVVVHNGEIYNYLELRSQLGGASAFRTGTDTEVLLAAYERWGDACVERFVGMFAFALWDRERQRLFCARDRLGIKPFHYGWRPDGTFAFGSEVRALLAAGVSSAPCLEAWATYLVHGVYDHDHHTFFEHVFALEPGRTLVLEGDALRAPAPGRARIRRWWSLGERAAEPWTGTFDEAADALRAHAEEAVRLRMRSDVAVGVNLSGGLDSAALSATLDALVPADAPVATFTAAFDDPAYDETVFAGAVPRNARWMRSVERVGVERCRALLQEVATHQGAPYGGVATIGYHALHARAREQDVTVLLEGQGVDELLAGYAYFRPLAWLDRLADEDEAAVAREAEAFGDDPARALARARAEVRGTAAAVYQDGSSHLRPDCVDPELARLVPEPPRFERPFPDHLRNAQYRDLVHTKLPRVLRMNDRLSMAHGRELREPWLDHRIVELCFRLPGAWKVGEGQQKRIFRHAFRDVLPADVRQAAKRAVVTPQREWLRGPFADVVRDALESATFRAQGWIRSDRAQTEFERFRAGEGDNAFFVWQWIMVAHQEWFR